In the Gymnodinialimonas sp. 202GB13-11 genome, one interval contains:
- a CDS encoding DsbA family protein, giving the protein MSKYLLGAAFAALLAGQAAATDLNDLTDAERDLFREEVRAYLLENPEVLMEAFAVLEQRQAELEAEAQALAVIENEDALFNSAFDHVGGNPDGDIVIVEFLDYRCSFCRRAHPEVTELVEADGNIRIITKEFPILGEQSELASRFAIATRIALGGQAYELVNEGLISMRSDVTELSLARLATDLGLDSEAIFAAIDDPLVEATINYNRDLASRMGITGTPSFVFGDQLVQGYVPLPNMQEIVAILRETAE; this is encoded by the coding sequence ATGAGCAAGTATTTGTTGGGTGCAGCCTTTGCAGCCCTGCTGGCGGGCCAGGCGGCAGCCACTGATTTGAATGACTTAACCGACGCTGAGCGCGACCTCTTCCGCGAGGAAGTCCGCGCTTATCTCCTTGAGAACCCTGAGGTTCTGATGGAAGCCTTCGCTGTCTTGGAACAACGTCAGGCCGAGCTTGAGGCCGAAGCGCAGGCGCTTGCCGTCATCGAAAACGAAGACGCCCTGTTCAATTCCGCCTTCGACCATGTCGGCGGCAACCCGGACGGCGATATCGTGATCGTCGAATTCCTCGATTATCGCTGTTCCTTCTGCCGCCGTGCGCATCCGGAGGTGACCGAATTGGTCGAGGCAGACGGCAATATCCGCATCATCACCAAGGAATTCCCGATCTTGGGCGAGCAGTCCGAGCTAGCCAGTCGCTTCGCGATCGCCACTCGCATTGCGCTTGGCGGGCAAGCTTATGAACTGGTGAATGAAGGTCTGATCAGTATGCGGTCGGATGTGACCGAACTGTCGCTGGCGCGCCTTGCGACGGATCTTGGCCTTGATAGTGAGGCCATTTTCGCCGCGATTGATGATCCGCTGGTTGAGGCCACGATCAACTACAACCGCGATCTGGCCAGTCGCATGGGCATCACCGGCACGCCGTCCTTCGTGTTTGGCGACCAACTGGTGCAGGGCTATGTGCCGCTTCCGAACATGCAGGAGATTGTCGCGATCCTGCGCGAGACGGCGGAGTAG
- a CDS encoding alpha/beta fold hydrolase encodes MEMEVEMLSVHTLGDPDGRPVLFLHPGNTVGTAWKDVVDQLPGINGICPDLPGFGASAHLPLKDFEDSADHLARFLEAEGLGPLPVIGYSLGAYTGMMLTLRHPHLVEKALLTSFQVMPLKGRWYLVPFLNVISPLMTTFRARKSAFKGLGVENAGSWSVTPTSPCDARTLRSIGRLACDFDIRDQIHSIARPVLVMSGDQEMESIQESVHLVAEASPNANGAFASGGHGWPVVSSAIFLRTLKAWLVDAPLPDALKIV; translated from the coding sequence ATGGAGATGGAAGTGGAGATGCTGAGTGTGCACACGCTTGGCGACCCTGACGGTCGCCCGGTCCTTTTTTTGCACCCCGGGAACACGGTGGGAACCGCATGGAAGGATGTCGTGGACCAGCTTCCGGGCATCAACGGCATATGCCCGGATCTTCCGGGCTTTGGCGCCAGTGCCCATCTGCCGTTGAAGGATTTTGAGGACAGCGCCGATCACCTTGCACGCTTTCTGGAGGCCGAGGGACTCGGCCCGCTGCCCGTGATCGGATATTCGCTTGGGGCCTATACAGGCATGATGTTGACCCTTCGCCACCCTCATCTTGTTGAAAAGGCGCTGCTGACGAGCTTCCAAGTCATGCCACTCAAGGGGCGGTGGTATCTGGTCCCGTTTCTGAATGTGATTTCGCCGCTGATGACCACGTTCCGCGCACGGAAATCCGCATTCAAAGGTCTCGGTGTGGAAAATGCGGGATCGTGGTCTGTGACGCCCACGTCGCCATGCGATGCACGAACACTTCGTAGCATCGGTCGACTGGCTTGCGATTTCGACATTCGCGATCAGATCCACTCGATCGCGCGTCCCGTGCTTGTGATGTCCGGAGATCAAGAGATGGAGAGCATACAGGAAAGCGTGCACCTTGTCGCGGAAGCCTCGCCCAACGCCAACGGGGCTTTCGCATCCGGCGGACACGGGTGGCCGGTGGTATCAAGTGCCATCTTCTTGCGAACCTTGAAAGCCTGGCTGGTGGATGCGCCGTTGCCAGACGCGTTGAAGATTGTGTAA
- a CDS encoding aminotransferase class I/II-fold pyridoxal phosphate-dependent enzyme: MRHSSRAIVDPFIVMDVMEAARAAEEAGRHIIHMEVGQPGSGAPEAARAKLAAEMEAGPLGYTVALGRPDLREGIAALYQEWYGIELDPSRVVLTAGASGAFILAFTALFDAGAKVALGEPCYPSYRQILSSLSLEPVGLQTHAETRYQPTPDHLTVNLDGLIVASPANPTGTMLFEAELRALADACTSRGISLISDEIYHGLQYEGRAVSALEVTDDAYVINSFSKYFSMTGWRLGWMVVPLDHVRIIERLAQNMFICPSHAAQVAALGALSPDGRAELDQHRETYAKNRTILLNGLAEAGLTKTAPADGAFYVYADVSNFTDDARAFAADILDKAGVAVTPGLDFDKARGAGTLRFSYARSTADIEAGVTRLISFMDAQKG; the protein is encoded by the coding sequence ATGCGCCATTCTTCGCGAGCCATCGTGGACCCGTTCATTGTGATGGACGTGATGGAAGCCGCCCGCGCGGCGGAGGAGGCCGGACGCCACATCATCCATATGGAAGTGGGCCAGCCCGGCTCCGGCGCGCCCGAGGCCGCGCGCGCAAAGCTGGCAGCCGAGATGGAAGCCGGGCCATTGGGCTATACGGTTGCGCTTGGTCGGCCCGACCTGCGCGAAGGCATCGCGGCGCTTTATCAGGAATGGTACGGCATCGAGCTTGATCCGTCCCGCGTGGTCCTGACGGCCGGGGCGTCGGGGGCGTTCATTCTAGCCTTCACGGCACTTTTCGATGCGGGTGCGAAGGTTGCCTTGGGGGAGCCCTGCTATCCGTCCTACCGCCAGATTCTGTCCTCGCTTTCGCTCGAGCCTGTGGGGCTGCAAACCCACGCCGAGACGCGGTACCAACCGACGCCAGACCATCTGACGGTTAATCTTGACGGGTTGATCGTTGCCAGCCCCGCTAACCCGACCGGAACAATGCTGTTTGAGGCTGAGTTGCGTGCCTTGGCGGACGCGTGCACGTCGCGCGGTATCTCACTGATTTCCGACGAGATTTACCACGGCTTGCAGTATGAAGGGCGCGCCGTATCTGCGTTGGAAGTGACGGACGATGCCTACGTCATCAATTCCTTCTCGAAGTACTTTTCGATGACCGGTTGGCGGCTGGGTTGGATGGTGGTTCCGCTCGACCATGTCCGGATCATCGAACGTTTGGCGCAGAACATGTTCATCTGCCCCTCCCATGCCGCGCAAGTGGCGGCCCTTGGCGCGTTGTCACCGGATGGACGGGCCGAATTGGACCAGCATCGTGAGACTTATGCCAAGAACCGCACGATCCTTTTGAACGGCCTTGCGGAGGCCGGGTTGACGAAAACCGCGCCAGCCGATGGGGCGTTTTACGTCTACGCGGATGTGTCGAACTTCACGGACGATGCGCGGGCATTCGCGGCAGATATTCTCGACAAGGCGGGCGTTGCCGTGACGCCGGGGCTGGACTTTGACAAGGCGCGGGGTGCGGGTACGCTGCGCTTTTCCTATGCGCGCTCGACCGCGGACATCGAAGCAGGTGTGACGCGCCTGATCTCATTCATGGATGCCCAAAAGGGGTAG
- a CDS encoding sensor histidine kinase, which translates to MSVTERTPGPRGLSRWRPWYLRGLLVVFLVAAVSVIWISNIWLTERFTETTRNRAELRLAIYSGSVLSEIQRHQVVPLLLSRDPSLIRSLEANDYTNTSQYLISYVEDIGAASILLLDREGRVVAATDRARIAERRDADPFFVEATRSSDTVFTSNEPETGRFDFTFSRSIENGDGLLGVILVEIDLARLVDRWRGTSEAVFLANSTGEIILSTEARWRGRTEAEAMSLRTPPNAIQRALEATGDWAFGDPGPNFFGSATIRLESRIPFRGWRIVSYTAYTSVRERVNGVLALEIMGFALLLAGGFYVLSRRARMQSAVLARESAELRRLNARLQREIAERQKVERTLEEAEQSLQQSQKLAALGEMSAAVSHELNQPLAAMKTYLAGARLLLQRKRTEEAASSFQRIDDLIERMGAITRQLKSYARKGGDALEPVDMREALKGALTMMEPQLRTDTVEITQSLPRKPAMVMADRLRLEQVIINLLRNALDAMKGTERRELDLMIVEGDEVMLSVRDSGDGIDDLEALFEPFYTTKKPGEGVGLGLAISSGIVKDLGGRLSARNSDRAGAVFEVRLPALAEGQGGQTAAE; encoded by the coding sequence ATGAGTGTGACGGAGCGTACCCCCGGGCCTCGGGGCCTTTCTCGCTGGCGGCCGTGGTATTTGCGCGGATTGCTGGTCGTTTTTCTAGTCGCTGCCGTCAGTGTCATTTGGATCTCAAACATCTGGCTGACGGAACGCTTCACGGAAACAACCCGCAACCGAGCCGAGCTTCGATTGGCGATCTATTCCGGATCTGTCCTGTCGGAGATTCAACGCCACCAGGTCGTGCCTTTGCTGCTAAGCCGCGACCCCTCGCTGATCCGGTCGCTGGAGGCGAATGACTACACGAACACGTCGCAATACCTGATCTCCTACGTGGAGGATATCGGCGCGGCCTCGATCCTGTTGCTGGACCGCGAAGGCCGTGTTGTGGCGGCCACGGACCGCGCCCGAATTGCTGAACGCCGCGACGCAGATCCTTTTTTCGTTGAGGCGACGCGCAGCTCAGACACTGTATTTACTTCGAATGAACCGGAAACGGGCCGGTTCGATTTCACATTCTCCCGGTCCATCGAAAACGGCGATGGGTTGTTGGGCGTCATTCTGGTCGAAATCGACCTCGCCCGTCTTGTCGACCGCTGGCGCGGCACCTCGGAGGCCGTGTTCCTCGCCAACAGCACGGGCGAGATCATTTTGTCGACCGAGGCCCGTTGGCGCGGCCGGACCGAGGCAGAGGCAATGTCGCTGCGGACCCCGCCGAACGCCATTCAACGGGCGCTTGAGGCGACGGGGGATTGGGCCTTTGGCGATCCGGGCCCCAATTTCTTCGGCTCGGCCACCATCCGGCTGGAAAGCCGTATCCCGTTCCGCGGTTGGCGGATCGTGAGCTACACCGCCTATACGAGCGTGCGGGAGCGGGTGAATGGCGTCCTCGCGCTGGAGATCATGGGATTCGCACTGCTTCTGGCGGGCGGCTTCTATGTTTTGAGCCGCCGCGCCCGGATGCAAAGTGCTGTTCTGGCACGGGAATCGGCGGAACTGCGCCGCCTCAATGCAAGGCTACAGCGGGAAATTGCCGAGCGTCAGAAGGTCGAACGGACCCTTGAGGAGGCGGAACAGAGCCTTCAGCAGAGCCAGAAGCTTGCGGCCCTGGGTGAGATGTCTGCCGCGGTCTCCCACGAGCTGAACCAACCCCTTGCTGCCATGAAAACCTACCTCGCCGGCGCGCGGCTGTTGTTGCAGCGCAAACGGACGGAAGAGGCGGCCTCCAGCTTCCAGCGGATCGACGACCTGATCGAACGGATGGGCGCGATCACCAGGCAGCTGAAAAGCTATGCCAGAAAGGGCGGAGACGCCCTTGAGCCCGTGGATATGCGTGAGGCGCTGAAGGGCGCGCTGACCATGATGGAGCCGCAATTGCGGACCGATACAGTGGAGATCACCCAAAGCCTTCCGCGTAAGCCAGCGATGGTCATGGCGGACCGGCTGCGGCTGGAGCAGGTCATCATCAACCTCCTGCGCAATGCATTGGATGCGATGAAGGGGACTGAGCGACGGGAGTTGGACCTCATGATCGTGGAGGGAGACGAGGTCATGCTGTCGGTGCGTGACAGCGGAGACGGTATTGACGATCTGGAGGCTTTGTTCGAGCCATTCTACACAACGAAGAAACCCGGAGAGGGGGTTGGCCTCGGCCTCGCCATCTCATCTGGAATTGTAAAGGACCTCGGCGGACGTCTTTCTGCGCGCAACTCAGATCGCGCGGGCGCCGTGTTCGAGGTCAGGCTTCCGGCTTTGGCCGAGGGGCAGGGTGGTCAGACGGCTGCCGAGTGA
- a CDS encoding sigma-54-dependent transcriptional regulator, protein MKIAIVDDEQDMRQSISQWLALSGFDTETYASAEDALKGIGADFPGVVVTDVKMPGMDGMAFLKRLMGVDSGIPVILITGHGDVPMAVEAMRIGAYDFLEKPFNPDRMTDLAKRAGQQRRLTLDNRALRKELSDGTVLMRKLIGSSPVMERLREDILDLGQADGHVLITGETGTGKTLVAHALHAVGPRAGKQFVVLSCAAHEEEELTAKLFGPVGEDQDKPLVEQARGGTLVLEDIESLSQSLQARLLTFINDQGTPAETRIVAICNAPEPDQCEGSLRPDLFYRLAAMRIDLPPLRQRGEDILTLFTRFGEQFSEEYGTEAPQVTAQEAAQLLQAPWPGNVRQLINIAERAILQQRRGSGTIASLLMSDNTQIAPQAIGEGKPLKEYVEAFERMLIDNTMRRHRGSIASVMEELCLPRRTLNEKMAKYGLSRSDYL, encoded by the coding sequence ATGAAGATCGCGATTGTAGATGATGAGCAGGATATGCGGCAGTCGATCAGCCAATGGCTGGCGCTGTCGGGATTTGACACGGAAACCTATGCCAGCGCGGAAGACGCGCTAAAGGGGATCGGGGCGGACTTTCCGGGCGTCGTGGTCACGGATGTGAAGATGCCCGGCATGGATGGCATGGCTTTTCTCAAACGCCTGATGGGCGTGGATAGCGGAATTCCGGTGATCCTGATCACCGGCCATGGCGATGTGCCCATGGCGGTGGAGGCGATGCGGATCGGAGCTTACGACTTCCTCGAGAAGCCGTTCAACCCTGACCGAATGACGGATTTGGCCAAACGTGCGGGCCAGCAGCGGCGTCTGACGCTCGACAACCGGGCGCTCCGCAAGGAGTTGAGCGACGGCACCGTCTTGATGCGAAAGTTGATCGGGTCGTCCCCGGTTATGGAACGGTTGCGCGAGGACATCCTCGACCTCGGTCAGGCCGATGGTCATGTGCTGATCACCGGGGAGACTGGGACAGGCAAGACATTGGTGGCCCATGCGTTGCACGCAGTCGGCCCTCGTGCCGGCAAGCAATTTGTCGTGCTGTCTTGTGCGGCCCACGAGGAGGAGGAACTGACGGCGAAGCTCTTTGGCCCTGTTGGGGAAGATCAGGACAAGCCGTTGGTGGAGCAAGCCCGGGGCGGCACGCTAGTGCTGGAAGATATTGAGAGCCTCAGCCAAAGCCTTCAAGCGCGCCTGCTGACGTTCATCAACGATCAGGGCACGCCGGCCGAGACGCGCATTGTAGCCATCTGTAATGCGCCCGAGCCTGACCAGTGCGAAGGGTCGCTGCGCCCGGATCTGTTCTACCGCCTGGCGGCCATGCGGATTGATCTGCCACCGCTGCGCCAGCGCGGCGAGGATATTCTGACGCTGTTCACCCGGTTTGGAGAGCAGTTCAGCGAGGAATACGGGACCGAAGCGCCGCAGGTGACAGCGCAAGAGGCCGCGCAGCTGTTGCAGGCTCCATGGCCAGGCAATGTGCGCCAGCTGATCAACATTGCTGAGCGCGCGATCCTTCAACAACGGCGCGGGTCGGGCACGATTGCCTCGCTTCTGATGTCTGACAACACGCAGATTGCCCCGCAAGCGATTGGCGAGGGCAAGCCGCTCAAGGAGTACGTCGAAGCGTTCGAGCGGATGCTGATCGACAACACGATGCGGCGGCATCGCGGGTCCATCGCCAGTGTGATGGAAGAGCTCTGCCTGCCGCGCCGGACGTTGAACGAGAAGATGGCGAAATACGGGCTGAGCAGGTCGGATTACCTCTGA
- a CDS encoding trans-aconitate 2-methyltransferase, translated as MRSKPDQILPTYEREARVWANRRDKSLWEKPILEACVAGREPRLDVLDLGCGSGQPIAQWFVERGDSVTGVDGAAAMVAELRDRVPAARAICADMRTLDLGQTYDIILAFNSFFHLSEKDQQAMFPIFATHAAAGARLVFTSGPSHGEVWGRVGSSEVYHMSLAPDAYRALLADHGFTEIWFRPDDPDLNGHSVWLAEFTGV; from the coding sequence ATGCGAAGCAAACCTGATCAGATTTTGCCTACATACGAACGCGAAGCCCGCGTTTGGGCAAATCGCCGTGACAAATCCTTGTGGGAGAAGCCAATTCTTGAGGCCTGCGTGGCCGGGCGGGAGCCGAGATTGGACGTTTTGGACCTTGGTTGCGGGTCAGGGCAACCGATTGCGCAATGGTTCGTGGAACGGGGCGATTCCGTCACCGGCGTCGATGGGGCGGCAGCCATGGTCGCAGAACTTCGCGACCGGGTGCCGGCGGCGCGCGCCATTTGCGCCGATATGCGCACCCTGGATCTGGGGCAGACCTACGATATCATCTTGGCCTTCAACAGCTTTTTTCATCTGAGTGAGAAGGATCAGCAGGCGATGTTTCCGATCTTCGCCACCCATGCCGCTGCCGGGGCGCGACTGGTTTTCACCTCTGGTCCAAGTCATGGCGAGGTTTGGGGGCGGGTCGGATCATCCGAGGTTTACCATATGAGCCTCGCGCCCGACGCCTACCGCGCATTGCTGGCGGATCATGGTTTTACCGAAATATGGTTCCGCCCGGACGATCCGGACCTCAACGGCCATTCCGTTTGGTTGGCTGAGTTTACTGGCGTCTAA
- a CDS encoding N-acetylmuramoyl-L-alanine amidase, whose translation MARALPEDSHLTGNRRGAELELALSQAVPFRVFTLSDPMRVVLDFREVDFDALPEGFNRARTVESIAYGGAATPGWSRMVLTLNAPMLPEIAAMETDDATGEAVVRLSLQPVEEEAFSAAAGAPPGLSGVLLPVVTAAAAPADDDTLLIVLDPGHGGVDPGAVRNGYTEADLMLSFARELREIMRRTGDIEVVMTRDADVFVPLPTRVTIARAAGADLFISLHADAIAEGRAQGATVYTLAEEATDAATAALAEQHDRADLLQGIDLSGSDDEVVSVLLDLARIENAPRSRAFADILVQAIDTTGLDLHARPRGEGAFSVLKAADFPAALLEVGFLSDGGDLQNILDPSWRARMQAAITGAVVAWAQADAAADALRRQ comes from the coding sequence TTGGCGCGTGCCCTTCCTGAAGACAGCCACCTGACCGGCAATCGCCGTGGGGCCGAGTTGGAATTGGCGCTCAGCCAGGCCGTGCCGTTCCGGGTGTTCACTCTGTCCGATCCGATGCGCGTGGTCCTTGATTTCCGCGAGGTCGATTTCGACGCCCTACCGGAAGGGTTCAACCGCGCCCGAACGGTAGAGAGCATCGCCTATGGCGGGGCGGCGACGCCCGGCTGGTCCCGAATGGTCTTGACGCTCAATGCGCCCATGCTGCCCGAGATCGCAGCGATGGAAACAGACGATGCGACGGGTGAGGCCGTGGTCAGACTTTCGCTACAACCGGTTGAGGAAGAAGCTTTTTCGGCAGCCGCTGGCGCGCCGCCGGGGTTAAGCGGCGTGCTACTGCCGGTTGTGACTGCCGCCGCCGCTCCGGCAGATGATGATACTTTGTTGATTGTCCTGGACCCAGGCCATGGCGGCGTCGATCCGGGTGCCGTGCGAAACGGTTATACCGAGGCCGATCTGATGCTTTCGTTTGCCCGCGAACTGCGCGAGATCATGCGCCGGACCGGCGATATTGAGGTTGTGATGACCCGCGATGCGGACGTTTTCGTTCCGTTGCCGACCCGCGTGACCATCGCGCGAGCCGCGGGCGCGGACCTATTCATCTCACTGCACGCTGACGCGATTGCCGAGGGGCGGGCGCAAGGGGCGACCGTCTATACGCTCGCCGAGGAAGCCACCGATGCCGCCACCGCTGCGCTGGCCGAACAACATGATCGGGCGGACCTGCTCCAAGGAATTGATCTTTCGGGCAGCGATGACGAAGTGGTCAGTGTCCTTTTGGACCTCGCGCGCATCGAAAACGCACCTCGCAGTCGCGCCTTTGCCGACATTCTGGTGCAAGCCATTGATACGACAGGGTTAGACCTTCATGCCCGCCCACGGGGCGAGGGGGCCTTTTCGGTTCTAAAGGCCGCAGATTTCCCAGCCGCATTGTTGGAGGTTGGGTTCCTGAGCGATGGCGGCGATTTGCAAAACATCCTCGACCCCAGCTGGCGCGCGCGAATGCAGGCTGCCATCACAGGCGCCGTTGTCGCTTGGGCTCAGGCAGATGCAGCGGCAGACGCGCTTAGACGCCAGTAA
- a CDS encoding ribonuclease E/G, translated as MAKKMLIDATHAEETRVVVADGNRVEEFDFESLNKRQLAGNIYLAKVTRVEPSLQAAFVDYGGNRHGFLAFSEIHPDYYQIPVADREALLAEERAYAEQQAREDEEEAPKPKRRRRRRKPAETKAEETGVDAVTSEAPSGMDVVDLEEGDADDSVAEADDASVEGLSPMELVAETPVEEPNDDSDAPEAEAEQAADEDSADGDDDGDDSDAETVADDDDEEEIRPVRKPRPRKYKIQEVVKVRQILLVQVVKEERGNKGAALTTYLSLAGRYCVLMPNTARGGGISRKITNASDRKKLKEIATALDVPQGAGLIVRTAGAQRTKTEIKRDYEYLQRQWEQIRELTLKSIAPAPIYQEGDLIHRTIRDLYNRDIGEVLVEGEAGYRHAKNFMKMIMPSHAKNVKHYTDPMPLFAKHKVEGYLADMFNPTVQLKSGGYIVIGVTEALVAIDVNSGRATKEGSIEETALKTNLEAAEEVARQLRLRDLAGLIVIDFIDMDERRNNNAVEKRIKDKLKTDRARIQVGRISSFGLMEMSRQRLRPGMLEATTQACHHCHGTGLVRSDDSLALSILRQLEEEGTRGRSKEVLLTAPVGIVNFLFNFKRETLDAIEARSGMAIRIEADAALVVPDFKIEKFKTATRKITATAPVISMDAALMDDIDEDAETQAEVETPEDDDQPKKKRRRRRGGRGRRRGGEGNEDVQNTEDGAEGQSEEAQSADEGAQSDAAPEAADGDEDQPKKRRRSRRGGRGRKSVEAEAETEASQEQPEAEADASSPAEETASEEVAAEPTPEPEPEAEPVAEAATPEPEPEAAPEPVAAPEPAPEPVAAEAAPEPAPEEPAKPKRRGWWSRG; from the coding sequence ATGGCAAAAAAGATGCTCATCGATGCCACCCACGCGGAAGAAACCCGCGTCGTGGTGGCAGACGGCAACCGGGTTGAGGAATTCGACTTTGAGTCGCTGAACAAACGGCAACTCGCAGGCAATATTTATCTGGCAAAAGTGACGCGGGTCGAACCCTCGCTTCAGGCTGCTTTTGTGGATTACGGCGGGAACCGGCATGGCTTTCTCGCGTTTTCCGAAATTCACCCCGATTACTACCAAATCCCCGTAGCGGATCGTGAAGCGCTTTTGGCGGAAGAACGCGCCTATGCTGAACAGCAGGCACGCGAAGACGAGGAAGAAGCCCCAAAGCCCAAGCGGCGTCGTCGGCGGCGCAAACCGGCTGAGACAAAGGCCGAAGAGACTGGCGTTGATGCCGTAACCTCTGAGGCGCCATCGGGCATGGACGTCGTAGACCTCGAAGAGGGCGACGCCGATGACAGTGTAGCTGAGGCGGATGATGCCTCGGTTGAGGGCCTTTCCCCGATGGAGCTTGTCGCTGAAACGCCGGTTGAAGAGCCAAACGACGACTCTGATGCACCGGAAGCTGAAGCCGAGCAGGCAGCTGACGAAGACAGCGCTGACGGCGATGATGATGGCGACGACAGCGATGCGGAAACCGTCGCGGATGACGACGACGAAGAGGAAATCCGCCCGGTGCGCAAACCGCGCCCGCGCAAGTACAAGATCCAGGAAGTCGTCAAGGTTCGCCAGATCCTGCTGGTGCAGGTCGTCAAGGAAGAACGTGGCAATAAGGGCGCTGCGCTGACCACCTATCTTTCGCTGGCAGGGCGCTACTGCGTATTGATGCCCAACACTGCGCGCGGTGGCGGGATCAGCCGCAAAATCACCAATGCGTCTGACCGCAAGAAGCTCAAGGAAATCGCCACCGCGCTGGACGTGCCGCAAGGTGCGGGCCTGATCGTGCGGACGGCGGGCGCACAGCGCACGAAAACCGAGATCAAGCGTGACTACGAATACCTGCAACGGCAATGGGAACAGATCCGCGAGCTGACGCTGAAATCCATCGCGCCTGCGCCGATTTATCAGGAAGGCGATCTGATCCACCGCACGATCCGCGACCTCTACAATCGCGATATCGGTGAAGTTCTGGTCGAAGGCGAGGCCGGCTACCGGCACGCCAAGAACTTCATGAAAATGATCATGCCGAGCCACGCGAAGAACGTGAAGCACTACACCGACCCGATGCCGCTGTTCGCGAAGCACAAGGTCGAAGGCTATCTGGCCGACATGTTCAACCCGACGGTCCAGTTGAAGTCAGGCGGATACATCGTGATCGGCGTGACCGAAGCGCTGGTGGCGATCGACGTGAACTCAGGCCGGGCCACGAAAGAAGGCTCGATCGAGGAGACGGCGCTCAAGACAAACCTTGAGGCCGCCGAGGAAGTTGCGCGCCAGTTGCGTCTGCGTGACCTTGCGGGCCTGATCGTGATCGATTTCATCGATATGGACGAGCGCCGCAACAACAATGCCGTTGAAAAACGCATCAAAGACAAGCTGAAGACCGACCGCGCCCGCATTCAGGTGGGGCGGATCTCCAGCTTCGGCTTGATGGAAATGTCGCGCCAGCGTCTGCGCCCCGGCATGTTGGAGGCCACAACGCAGGCCTGCCATCACTGCCACGGCACCGGCCTCGTGCGGTCGGATGACAGCCTTGCGCTGTCAATCCTGCGTCAGCTGGAAGAGGAGGGCACCCGTGGCCGCTCCAAGGAAGTGTTGCTGACCGCACCGGTTGGCATCGTGAACTTCCTGTTCAATTTCAAGCGTGAGACGCTTGATGCGATCGAAGCCCGCTCTGGCATGGCGATCCGGATTGAAGCGGATGCCGCGCTGGTGGTGCCGGATTTCAAGATCGAGAAGTTCAAGACAGCCACCCGGAAGATCACAGCGACTGCGCCCGTGATCTCCATGGATGCTGCGTTGATGGATGATATCGACGAGGACGCGGAAACGCAGGCCGAAGTCGAGACGCCGGAAGACGATGATCAGCCCAAGAAGAAGCGTCGCCGTCGTCGCGGTGGACGTGGCCGTCGTCGCGGGGGCGAAGGCAACGAGGACGTGCAAAACACGGAAGACGGGGCTGAGGGCCAGTCTGAAGAGGCACAAAGCGCGGATGAAGGCGCGCAGTCGGATGCGGCACCTGAAGCTGCTGACGGTGACGAGGATCAACCTAAGAAGCGTCGCCGCTCGCGTCGTGGTGGGCGTGGCCGGAAATCGGTTGAGGCTGAGGCCGAAACAGAGGCGTCGCAAGAGCAGCCTGAAGCTGAGGCTGACGCATCATCGCCCGCAGAAGAAACCGCATCCGAAGAAGTTGCGGCTGAACCCACGCCGGAACCGGAACCGGAGGCCGAGCCTGTTGCTGAAGCTGCAACGCCGGAACCGGAGCCTGAAGCGGCACCCGAGCCTGTTGCCGCACCGGAACCTGCGCCCGAACCGGTTGCTGCAGAGGCGGCCCCGGAACCCGCGCCAGAAGAACCGGCCAAGCCCAAGCGGCGCGGCTGGTGGTCACGCGGCTGA